ataaataaatacaggacAGTACTATGAATAGAAGATGCAATAggaaacttaataaaaaataaatagttcagacatatatataatatacatttttcactATAAATAACATCCTATACAATTCCTTTTTATGATATGGGGTCCTTCACATGAACATGATTATATTTGGAGGGCTGTTTTATCTAAACAGCTGGCATATGACTGTATTAATccgttactttttatttttgacaaactgTAAAAGAAATGTTGAGGTGCATTGTATCCacatgatttataatttataagcTGTATTAATTACTAATTGATCTGCATAAGTAGCAGCAAATGCAGGCATTTCCAGTATTTCCAGAAGAGAACAGCAGGATCCGTTGGAAAACTAAACCAATGTGATTTCCCCTGTTCCATGCAGAATTCAGAGAACTGACTTACATGATTTCTTGGAGGCACTTGGATCTTCTCTATGGCCGAAAGGGAATGTGGTTTTGCTCCCCTGGTGTTCAGGCTGCATGGAGGAGCTCCTCAGGTGGTACGTGAGGTGCTGCTGGAGCGTGGCTGGGAGGAGTATGATGAAGAGGAGCAGGAGGAAGGAGACTGGAACCTCTACTGGAGAAGCTCTGGCTTCCGAAACTCCGACTACGAAAACATCCTGCCCTGGCAGAGACTGAACCACCATCCCAAAATGAGCCAGATTACACGCAAGGACTGTCTGGCACGACACATGAGAAGAATGAAGATCGCTTTCGGCACAGCCCTGTATGACTTCAGTCCTGCTGCTTTCATATTGCCAAACGAGTACAGAAAGTTTCTAGGGGTGTACAATAGGAATCGCACGACTGACAGAGGGAAGTCCCGCTTCTGGATTTGTAAGCCAGTTGACCTGTCAAGAGGAAGAGGTATATTTCTGTTTGAAGACATCAAGGACTTGGTCTACGACTCTTCGGTAATCGTGCAGAGATACATCAGCAACCCGCTTCTCATTTCAGGCTACAAGTTTGATCTACGCATTTACGTTTGCGTAAAAAGCTTCTCCCCTCTTGTGATATACATGCACCAGGAAGGCCTAGTGCGTTTCGCCACAGAAAAATACACCCTTGCTTCTTTAGACAGCCTGTACTCTCATTTGACAAATACTAGCATTAATAAGTTTGGAATGTGCTACGCCATGGACAAAGAGCGAGTAGGCCGAGGGTGCAAGTGGACCATGAGCAGATTCCGTAGTTTTCTTCACAAACAAGATGTTAACGAAGTTCTGCTGTGGCACAGGATCAGCAATATTGTTACGTTGACTCTGCTCACAGCCATTCCTTGCATTCCCTCCAGCCCCAACTGTCTGGAACTGTTGGGGTTTGATATCCTCATCGACGCCAGCTACAAACCGTGGCTTCTAGAGGTCAACCACAGTCCGGCGCTTTCATTGGACTGCCCTGCTGATGTAACGGTCAAGAAAGGGCTGATCAATGATATCATCGACCTGATGAACTACAAGATGATTGATAGCTTCAGACAGAAGGGATACTGCAGGAAGAGATCGGGTAGCCGGTATTTACGGCCAAAAATCTCTAATGGGTTTTTGTTGCCCAAGATTTTGCATGCACCTCCATCTGGCAACAAAAGCTGGAATCAGTCTGTCTCAGGCTCTTCAAGTTCTCAAGACACTAGAAGTAACACTGGTTATGCTACTTGCTCCGTTCACCTCAATTCAAAATCCACTGGACATGAAAAGGATCCTCAGAAGTTATACGACGAAATTAACGACGAGGTGGGATCTGATGACCTAAAACTCACAACATTTAACAGCACGAGGCAATCGCACAGAAATACACCATCTATCGTGTGCAAGTTACCATCTCTTCGCGTACATAAACTCAAGTCTCCAGCCGTCCCATGGAACCGCGTGACTCAGGACAGAGGTGTTCCTCCTTGTCGTGTTGGCGACTTCATACTTACGTTTCCCTTTAATGAGGCTACATGGAAAGCCTCTCAGGACCAAGCAGATGTTAAGGCTATTACGAACGAGGTTCATAAACTCACAAACCGACTGGTGTCTTCCTTTAAGGAAAAAGAAAGGACGAAGATGGAAAGCAGTCAGAGCATTGGTAGCAGGGACAAATTTGAGCCTCTGCTTTGGGGGCCGAAAGATCCACCTCTTCTGCAAATGCTGCTCCTTAAATTCAGAAGTCAAGTAAAATGGTTCAAGCTGATCCAATTTTTCACAGTTTATAATTTCTTacaaaacaacataacataagAGGAGGAAACTGGGAAGAGcacatatagtatatagtaattgcacataaaataataatggcTTTTTACCAATTTAGTCAGAATTTTCTTTTATgcttaatatgctgatttgttgctccaGAATCATTTCCTCTTATTACtaaatgtttttgtgctgctctctctatttttttttatcctttgatAAAGAAATCTTGAAACTGAAACCTTTTGcaacattattacatttacattacatttagtcatttagcagacgcttttatccaaagcgacttaaaaaatgaggacaatggaagcaatcaaaaacaacaaaagagcaatgatatataagtgctataacaagtctcagttaacctaaacacagtatacgtagcaagggcttttaaataatatactgtaataaaaaaaagaaaacagatagaatagaaaaagaatagagcaaactaatgttagaggtcttttttataattgtataataaatgaaaagaaaatagaatacaaaaagattagaaaggtagtaagttttttttttttttttaaatagaattagaatagtgagtgcaaaagttagagggtcaaataaagatggaagagatgtgttttaagcagattcttgaagatggctaaggactcagctgcctcggattgagttgggcaggtcattccaccaagagggaacatttaatttaaaagtccgtaaaagtgactttgtgcttctttgggatggcacaatcaagcgacgttaacttgcagaacgcaagcttctagagggcacataagtctgaagtaatgaatttaggtaaaggggtgcagagccagtggtggttttgtaggcaaacatcaatgccttgaattttatgcgagcagttattggtagccagtgcaaattgataaacagaggtgtgacgtgtattcttttcggctcattaaaaattaatcttgctgccgcgttctggattaattgtacaggtttgatagaactggctggaagacctgccaagagagcattgcaatagtctagcctggacagaacaagagcttgaacaaggaatgtaaattataaatgtctttattgtcactttaaatcaatttaatgcatgcttgtttAATacaagtgttaatttctttaaaaaaaatgtcctgaccccaaacttttgaatggtaatgtacattTCACGTTCATATACTAAGGTCAGACAAAAACACCTACAACCACAAAACAAAGCAGGAAGACAGACAAGCTGACacatatttgaacattttaataaacgtAAAACTCACAACAGAGTATTTTAAAGGCATAACAGGGGAAATATACATAACATGGAAGTGAAACTATGCTTAAAATCCACCCttcaaaaacaacagtaaatggtCACAGAGTTACACCCTCTCTATGTGCCAATTTCTATAAAACCGAATAATATCTAAAACGAACATGACATATATAACTTCCAAGCGAGTGATAATtgattaaaattatgtattattaaataacaatgtatggcttattgtaaataaaataaagaccaaAAATGACATAAACTTCCTACAGTCCGTGAACTGTTCCTACAGTCCGTGAACTGTTCCTACAGTGGGGTTTAAGTTAACATTGTTACCAGCTCATCTTTACTATTTCAGGAATGTTCGTCTACTGAAACCAGAGTGTTTCAGTGTAATACAATGTCAGCACTAGTTCAGAGGGTCACAAGTCTTCACCTGCATACTGTATCAAATGTGTTCATGCCAAGAGgaactattaaaaatacaagacGCCTGCTGAcagtacatgtaaaaataaaccGGCTTTGTTCATCCGATTGTCATAAAAGTTTATTGATATCTTTAGATCAAAAAGATTTAGATGATTTTAGCCAgttgaaatcataataaaaaacattgaattgCACTAATGCTTCCTGATTATGGCTTCAGTAGAGTTGTGTCTTTAGTACTcaccataaataaaatataaaacagcaccTGAAActccaaaaaagtattttttcaatatattgtCAGTGAAATAACCTAAACAATAGTTACTAAATTctgtcaataaaaaaacaacaacaaataaataacatgaaaaggGTTTTTAGAAGATCATTTTTTGTCCATTATAATGATGCCTTCATTGTTCTTAATGCGAACCCTCCCAGATGAGAACTTAGTTTCTTGCCTCCCATTTGTGTAGACAGTTTTAACCGTTCCATCCGGGAACATCCTTCGCTTGTACTGTGAAGTATGAATCTCTCTCTGCCCATTAGTAAACTCCACCACCTTTTCCCCATGTCTGTGGAAACAGCATGTAAGGGagtaaataataagaagaaaagaaaCGAACAAACAGTAAAGGCAGACATTAATCTTACTGTGATATCTTGACAACAGTTCCATCTGGAAAAATGCTCTCCTCTCGACCATCGGAGTGGAGAATCTTAACCGTGCCATCTGGGAAGGATATTTCCCTTGTACCATCAGGATGATGTTTTTCTAggaaaaagtaacatttaaaaagacattttaaattccAAACTACACTGAAATGTTCTGtaaaagtaaatttcacaaataattaaaaagaaagcttTATAAAGAAAGCAAGTAACATGCTTTAATAATCTATGTTTTATTTAGAACTTAGAAAATGTGTATgtcttttgcattatttttctgaCCTCTCTGGTTGTTTGGAAACTGTACAACCTCCAATCCAGATGGATAAGTTGAGTGTGTTGTCTGAGCATCACAATGGTAGTATATCTAAATGTAAAGAGGTCAAATTGTTAACTGCGAAATTTAAAAGagtttaattgttaatttaaccCTCAGGTTGTGTTTTCGTCATACAGAAACtggaaaccaaaaaataaaatgaaataaaaaactgtaataatccTGATCTGAACACTTATTTAAAGAATACAAATGCAGGAACAGACAAAAAAGTGTGACACACTTGTAGAATCGTGAGACAAAAATCAAAGCTTGGACCTGTAGGAACATGTTTGCGTTCTGGTGGATAACCGTAAAGTAATTACTGAATTTTGAAATGTTGCAATACACCAGTAACTGTGGGAACAGACGTGATAAGAACTCCTTATTCACTCGTGATACACACCACAGTCCCGTCAGCCAGTGTCCGTTTAACATCGCCATTGAAGAACGTAACAGTGACTGACTTGTCAACACCGATCTCTTTCTTCGTTCCATTGCGGAATGTGATCACACGGCATCCGTTCCAAAAAAGACGCTCTACCTAATGAAAAgtagaacattttgaaaaagtaCTGCAAGCTTTGTGTAATAAAAATTCCAAATCGGAAAACACCTTCATTACCCTTCCATCCGGATAGCGGGTTTCCTCACGTACGTTGTATTTTCTGGCCTGGGATGCCATTTGTGTATCATTGCAGTCAGTATGATGATAAAACAAACTTTCCTGTGGACAAAAGTGTCATTATGATACTATGATGCATTGTACATTTCATAATAAAGACTGGGTCTGACTATTCTGTCATAATGAGTGATACAATGGGATAAAACCCTGTACAAGTGTGTGTCATAACTTTATGCTCTAATTCTGTGTGTACTAATATTGGCTGACTGCATCACTTGAACTATCCCTTCTAGAGAAATTTAAATACCTTTCCGCCTTGTGTAATCATGGCATTGTTCAATGGCGTGTCAATAGAAAGTGCAGGATTCTTTCCTTTTTGGAAAAACATAACACACAAGACATGGCAAGTTGTACACTGTACATCTAATATGTGATGACAGCTTGTATGTTGATTTATTGAAGATGAAGCACGAGAGGATATACGTACGCAAAGAGTTGTCTGTGCATTCTGTTAGCTTATTAGCTTTGGTAACAGAACGTCCATTTGCCTGGCCATTCAAGGAGAAGAAAAACCAGACGCTTTCAATAAAATGCAAAGGTATCACTGAACAAAAGTGTATCAgtatttctgttctgttttccagtacaaatatctggaaaacaaaattaataaatctaacaaaattttatgcttaaaacaagaacttatttacaacaaaacagGACAGAAGTACTGATTAAGTACTAATTACTTAAGTGGGTCAATAAAAGTCACAGATTGAATAAGAAAGTGATGCTATACACTGGTCTGGCTAAATGTGCCATTTATATTGAATAGCTctgtgtgtttattaattataaacagggcaaacaattacaatataaaatcagGATTTGACACTTACACTGTATGAAATGGAGATGGGTAGATGCATTACCCATGCATGAATTAATTATAAGGAACCGAGTCGATTATTTGACACTGGGCTTTGAGAGGCAACATAAATTATTTCTGACGAGCTTAAAGGCACTCGAGAACATATTACACACCTCAACGGGTTTACAGGAAATGAGTTTAGTTCAACTAGTTGTATGGGTTCTTACCTAACAAATGACTAAAgataaaaaattacacatttactttaaagcaatacaaatattttacagatcAAAAAACagttactgtttttgataatgcaCATTAATGATGTTAGCATACTAACATTGTCCTGTTGCGTCCTATGGATGGAGGTTTTGTTTAAGGCAGGAGTTGCGCTCCTTATATGAGGGGTCCTCTGTGgttcctctcttctcttctcaaaCTGAAGTACAAcattaataaaccacaaagtgttttaatagattaaaatCAATCACATACAATAAAAAGTGAACACCATATGCAACATAtaaacaggtttttttatttttgttttatgagtaAAGATGATAACCTGCAATAGGTAATATTCCCTccattttttaagtatttaataattcaaatatgttaattatatttccatttaaaatgtttctatagTTTTAGTGGAAATCTAGTGTTGTAAATTTGCTCTTACTGTGTTGTATGATCCAAGCTGAAGAGCAGAGGAGCCAGCACTCTGGTGCGATCTCTTGTTCACATTGAGCCTGCTGTGAAGCTCCTGGTTCTCTCGGGTGAGGGCTTCAACATGGCTCTGGAGGAGACTGTGGGCCTGCGACCACTGAGACTCCCTTACCATCAACTTCTGCTTCAGAGATGAGATCTGCTGTCTCAGATCCTACATgcacaatgatttaaaaattttaagtactttgaagtaagctgttttctgtgaatgtgcgagacttccagTTCATTAACTGCTTTTACGggaagaataaggtggatagaaTTCTAATAACCTTTCCATCGCACAAAAGgtgttttaaagtgtaaaaaggttctttagattattaaaatgttcttcacactaagaactGTTcagtgaaaggttctttggagaaccaaaaTTCGTTCTTGCATGGAATTGctgtgaaaataaaagaaacttgTTGGAACCTTAAGAAGAAAAGTGGTGATTCTATACCATGTTACATATGCAGACGTgatgtaaaaaagaagaaaaattaagtctaaaatgtgttGTTGATTTTACCTGAGGTTCATGAAGTTCTTTCTTAAGCCTGAGCAAAGATCTGCAGCCATCCTCACCATTAAAACCATGCTCTCCCATCTCTTCCCTAGTCAAATTCATGAATATGTTAAATCATAGATAGAAACTTGAGCTTGAGGGCTAGAGTTTCTTttcaaaataccaaaaaataaaaataaataaaacaatgtgaaaatcatctttctACAAAACCTGATTGGAGTATGTGGTTGCTCTAGTCCCATGACATGACTGGTGTCTTCTGGATTAACTTTGACTTTTGGGAACATCTTTGTGAGGGGTTCAGGAGCAGAAGGTTGTCTAAAGTCACTGTCAGTCCCCCTTTCTTCTGTTTTTTGGAGCAGTTAGCCATAGACCCCTGTAAGCTCTTGAGTTCAGAATCGCTGCTGAAGCTTGAGGAACTGGACGTAGGAGTAGAAGTGCGCTGTCCTTCATTGAATCGAGTCTCACTCGGGGCATCACTAGCGTAGTCTCCGTCTGAAAAATCCAAACTCTGACCTTTGTGATCTATGTGCCTTGAGAGGTGATGACGTAATGGCCGCTGAGACTGAGAGTTGGGTCCGTCCTCACTGGTAGTGCTGTCGCGGGAATCGCTAAGAGCCAGTGACTCCATCACCTCGTCAGTTAGACTGACTTCTTTAGATGTATATCCACTCTGGCTGTAGTTTGTAGTTAGACAATTTTTCTCAGAGATTTTGACAATGtggtcattcatttttttaaaaccaacacTTTTTCTACTTTGTGCCAGAGCAGATCCACTTGACTTGCTTCCATTGGTTTTACCATAATTCCTCATGACTCCTACACTGTGCTTACTTTTAAGTGAGACTGCATTGCTATTAGCAGTCAAAGCTTTGAATTTCTCTTTGTTGTTTGATGATAAATCATCATCTTTTAGAGAAACAGTCTTCTTTAGAGAGTCTTCCAGGCCCGATCTTTGGTCACTGAGGTTTCCTACACCCTTCAGTCCAGGACTGCTCCTATCTGGCATCTCTTTCTGATGAAATTCACTGGGACATACTGTCTGCTGACTGAACTTCATGTTCAGCATTTGTGGACTAACAGAGCGTCTCCTCTGGAGTCTTTGGGAGCAGTCCTTACCCTTCGAAATTCTAGATGTCCCTTCTCCTTTACGAAGGAAATTCTTCTTATCTGCTCCCCCGATTTGTGTATTAGTCTGTAAAATAGAGAGGATATTGCTAAGAACATACTTAAACTGTGTGAGTTACTTTTTGAATGCTGCTCTTACCTGATGCTCATGTTGGAGAATAGCTTGGTCTGTTTTGAGATGTTCTTCAACAAAATCTTCAAATGTTTTTTGCTCTTCTCTCAGTCCTGGTCTAATAGGCCTGTGTTTAaaagatagaataaaaaaaaaaaaaaaaaaaaattaaatcaagttCATTAGTCTTTGTTTAGCcggttatataaattatatatatatatatatatatatatagatatatatatatatatatatatatatatatatatatatatacacacatatacatatatatacacacatatacatatatatatatatatatatatatatatatatgctatgaCAGCAATTTCCAACATGCATCATCAAGAGtctcatatttttcataaatatatatttgcatcatATAATACCTTTCCTCTGGGTTTGGTGGGAGACTTTGCCTCGATCCAAAAGGACTAGGAGGACAGTCTTCTTGTGCAGGTTCTGAAGACTCTTCTTTAATAGGAGACAAGCGTCTGAGCTCTGCTGATGGTGCAACATCTGCAATGCAAACTGAAATCTCATTTAATATTACCTACCATATTTGAGCTAACCTGAACTGTTGTTATGAAATGTTATGCAATATATTTTTCCAACATTATGCAAGATATAGTCCTAAAACTGAACGGCTACATTGGTAAGAACAGAAAATTTTTAAACAGGTCATGTCCTTTTGCTAAAAAGGCAATACTTGCCCCTCAGCTAATTTTCTTAACAAAAACCCTTCAGTCTACTTAGGCCTGTTTAGACAAGCCACTAAATAGTCCTAATATACAAACTAAGGTGTTTCAGACAGAAGATCAATAACCATCACATTTTTTCATGTACATATGTCATAACTTGCACAGTCAACACACCCTACTATGGTATTGCTACAATATGCTCTGTTCTTCTGAGATACGATATTTGCAAATACATAAGACTATTTcttaaactacttttttaaaagtgtgcattAGCTTTGTCCATTGTGTCAGCCTTTCTGACACTTGATCTTATCAGTGACGCTCACTGATTGCTCTATAAAAGATTTAAACATTAG
This portion of the Cyprinus carpio isolate SPL01 chromosome A20, ASM1834038v1, whole genome shotgun sequence genome encodes:
- the ttll2 gene encoding LOW QUALITY PROTEIN: probable tubulin polyglutamylase TTLL2 (The sequence of the model RefSeq protein was modified relative to this genomic sequence to represent the inferred CDS: inserted 2 bases in 1 codon), producing the protein MAERECGFAPLVFRLHGGAPQVVREVLLERGWEEYDEEEQEEGDWNLYWRSSGFRNSDYENILPWQRLNHHPKMSQITRKDCLARHMRRMKIAFGTALYDFSPAAFILPNEYRKFLGVYNRNRTTDRGKSRFWICKPVDLSRGRGIFLFEDIKDLVYDSSVIVQRYISNPLLISGYKFDLRIYVCVKSFSPLVIYMHQEGLVRFATEKYTLASLDSLYSHLTNTSINKFGMCYAMDKERVGRGCKWTMSRFRSFLHKQDVNEVLLWHRISNIVTLTLLTAIPCIPSSPNCLELLGFDILIDASYKPWLLEVNHSPALSLDCPADVTVKKGLINDIIDLMNYKMIDSFRQKGYCRKRSGSRYLRPKISNGFLLPKILHAPPSGNKSWNQSVSGSSSSQDTRSNTGYATCSVHLNSKSTGHEKDPQKLYDEINDEVGSDDLKLTTFNSTRQSHRNTPSIVCKLPSLRVHKLKSPAVPWNRVTQDRGVPPCRVGDFILTFPFNEATWKASQDQADVKAITNEVHKLTNRLVSSFKEKERTKMESSQSIGSRDKFEPLLWGPKDPPLLXKCCSLNSEVK
- the si:ch211-140l13.3 gene encoding centromere protein J; the encoded protein is MFPKVKVNPEDTSHVMGLEQPHTPIREEMGEHGFNGEDGCRSLLRLKKELHEPQDLRQQISSLKQKLMVRESQWSQAHSLLQSHVEALTRENQELHSRLNVNKRSHQSAGSSALQLGSYNTFEKRREEPQRTPHIRSATPALNKTSIHRTQQDNANGRSVTKANKLTECTDNSLRKNPALSIDTPLNNAMITQGGKESLFYHHTDCNDTQMASQARKYNVREETRYPDGRVERLFWNGCRVITFRNGTKKEIGVDKSVTVTFFNGDVKRTLADGTVIYYHCDAQTTHSTYPSGLEVVQFPNNQREKHHPDGTREISFPDGTVKILHSDGREESIFPDGTVVKISQHGEKVVEFTNGQREIHTSQYKRRMFPDGTVKTVYTNGRQETKFSSGRVRIKNNEGIIIMDKK